From Candidatus Nitricoxidivorans perseverans, the proteins below share one genomic window:
- a CDS encoding DUF4254 domain-containing protein produces the protein MNLSPEDVMRFHDECLAAPEWAKATPPRFGEGIWHFIELNHRYNNLLWDEEDQARRTDVPDAAIAANKRAIDGCNQKRNDAIERMDEIILSALSDIPRKQDARLNSETAGSMIDRLSIIALKIRAMGEQTRRKDAGPEHVERCGEKLARLKEQREDLAACLADLLAGCRAGNAFYKIYRQFKMYNDPTMNPCLYGGGKR, from the coding sequence ATGAATCTGTCGCCTGAAGACGTAATGCGTTTCCACGACGAATGCCTTGCCGCGCCGGAATGGGCGAAGGCCACGCCGCCCCGCTTCGGCGAGGGCATCTGGCATTTCATCGAGCTCAACCACCGCTACAACAACCTGCTGTGGGACGAGGAAGACCAGGCGCGTCGCACGGACGTTCCGGATGCCGCCATCGCCGCCAACAAGCGGGCCATCGACGGCTGCAACCAGAAGCGGAACGACGCCATCGAGCGCATGGACGAGATCATCCTGTCGGCGCTGTCGGACATCCCGAGGAAACAGGACGCGCGGCTGAATTCCGAAACGGCGGGCAGCATGATCGACCGCCTCTCGATCATCGCATTGAAGATACGCGCCATGGGCGAACAGACGCGCCGCAAGGATGCCGGGCCCGAGCATGTCGAGCGCTGCGGCGAAAAGCTGGCGCGCCTCAAGGAGCAGCGCGAAGACCTGGCAGCCTGCCTGGCGGACCTGCTGGCCGGGTGCCGCGCCGGAAACGCCTTCTACAAGATTTACCGCCAGTTCAAGATGTACAACGATCCGACGATGAATCCGTGCCTCTACGGCGGCGGGAAGCGATAG
- a CDS encoding glycosyltransferase family 9 protein — MSPRFLSRLGIVAAALRQRLFRRRRRPEAVLRILVAHPTKMLGDTLLLTPLLAKLREQHPGAEICMLVAPPFLSLYRHPPYGVVPLPFDLGNPESFRRLALRAGFDLAVIPGDNRSAWLALALGSRWIVGFGGGVPAWKNRLLDEQAAYPDVPGTWADMVAGLVPGPPPRPYRTADWEAPDSSPFHLPGKPYCVLHPGAGNPLRMWDPARWRELADQLERLGHAVVFSGGRGEEPLVAAADPDGRHLSFAGRLDLPQLWHLLANAALLVSPDTGIAHLGRVVGTPAVTLFGQGSPVLFGAGEFWRDAPWRPVAVDPFPCRDMNTLFRRPIPWVRRCDRTRPQCSEPRCMHALTVDAVMAAAVSILKEHS, encoded by the coding sequence GTGTCCCCGCGCTTCCTGTCCCGGCTCGGGATCGTGGCCGCCGCCCTGCGGCAGCGGCTGTTCCGCCGCAGGCGCCGTCCGGAGGCCGTCTTGCGCATCCTGGTCGCGCATCCCACGAAGATGCTGGGGGACACGCTGTTGCTCACTCCCCTGCTGGCCAAGCTGCGCGAACAGCATCCCGGGGCGGAAATCTGCATGCTGGTGGCGCCCCCGTTCCTGTCCCTATACCGGCATCCGCCTTACGGCGTCGTGCCGCTGCCCTTCGATCTCGGGAATCCCGAATCCTTTCGCAGGCTCGCCTTGCGGGCGGGCTTCGACCTGGCGGTCATCCCGGGCGACAATCGCAGCGCCTGGCTGGCGCTTGCACTGGGAAGCCGGTGGATCGTCGGGTTCGGGGGAGGTGTCCCGGCATGGAAAAACCGCCTGCTCGACGAGCAGGCTGCCTATCCGGACGTGCCGGGAACCTGGGCCGACATGGTGGCCGGGCTCGTTCCCGGACCGCCCCCGCGTCCGTATCGCACCGCAGACTGGGAGGCCCCCGATTCCAGCCCGTTCCATCTGCCGGGAAAACCCTACTGCGTCCTCCATCCGGGCGCCGGAAATCCGCTCCGGATGTGGGATCCGGCCAGGTGGCGCGAGCTTGCGGATCAACTTGAACGCCTTGGCCATGCCGTCGTTTTTTCCGGCGGCCGCGGCGAGGAGCCGCTGGTCGCCGCGGCCGATCCCGACGGAAGGCATCTCTCCTTCGCAGGGCGGCTGGACCTTCCCCAATTGTGGCATCTCCTGGCCAATGCCGCCCTCCTCGTGAGCCCGGATACCGGCATCGCCCATCTCGGCCGGGTCGTCGGCACGCCTGCCGTCACGCTGTTCGGCCAGGGATCGCCCGTGCTGTTCGGGGCCGGCGAATTCTGGCGCGACGCTCCCTGGCGGCCGGTCGCCGTCGATCCATTCCCCTGCCGCGACATGAACACCCTGTTCAGGCGTCCGATCCCATGGGTCCGGCGTTGCGACCGCACACGGCCGCAGTGCAGCGAACCCCGCTGCATGCACGCGCTGACGGTCGATGCGGTCATGGCAGCCGCGGTGTCCATTCTCAAGGAGCATTCATGA
- a CDS encoding methyltransferase domain-containing protein: protein MTFPEDGAIRLNLGCGNKQVEGYLGVDRYPCAAVILCNLELPLPFRDASVDAFMLDNVIEHVRDIPSLMAEIVRVGRPGARVTVITPHFTSLSSWKDPTHLHHLSYFSFDHFEKDSVSHYMGRGLRVVERRLTFGGGLLGLVGRALFALGPEAYERKYCFMFRASTLHFELEVVGS from the coding sequence ATGACATTTCCCGAAGATGGCGCAATCAGGTTGAACCTGGGATGCGGCAACAAGCAGGTCGAGGGCTATCTCGGCGTCGACCGCTACCCGTGCGCCGCCGTCATCCTATGCAACCTGGAGCTGCCGCTTCCATTCCGCGACGCATCGGTCGACGCTTTCATGCTTGACAACGTGATCGAGCATGTCCGGGACATCCCCTCGCTGATGGCGGAGATCGTTCGCGTCGGCAGGCCGGGCGCCCGCGTGACCGTCATCACGCCGCACTTCACGTCGCTGTCGTCGTGGAAGGACCCCACGCATCTGCACCACCTGTCGTATTTTTCATTCGATCACTTTGAAAAGGATTCCGTCAGCCACTACATGGGACGCGGCCTGCGCGTCGTGGAGCGGCGCCTGACCTTCGGCGGCGGGCTGCTCGGCCTCGTCGGGCGGGCGTTGTTCGCGCTCGGCCCGGAGGCCTACGAGAGAAAATACTGCTTCATGTTCCGCGCCAGCACGCTGCATTTCGAACTCGAGGTCGTCGGAAGTTGA